From the Manihot esculenta cultivar AM560-2 chromosome 14, M.esculenta_v8, whole genome shotgun sequence genome, the window GCCATTGGAGTAACAAGAGATCTTGGCATGAAAGCAACCAGGTCCTCCTTATGATGAAAGCAACACAGACAAGGTTAGAACAAATTTGAAATGATGAAGGGTAAGGGTATGACTGTCTATCCCTTGACACATGCTAATTGCTTCAACGAGGCCCGGATATCGGAACTGGTGCATTCTTCAGTTGTGCGAACGATATTGGGGCTGTCTGATGCTATGACGTCTGCGAGCGGGTAGTTTCTGTTGGCATGGATTTGGCTACTTGCACTAGTACAAACTCCCCCTAATATTACGCTCTTGTGTAGCCCACCAAGCAATCCTTCGTAATCTGTATCCCCAGATTCTCCAACAAAAACCACCATGTTTGCCAATTCGATTCCCCATCGGACATAAAGATACCTGCAAGCAACGTGTTTCAAGTCATTGCAATTCATAAGTGAGCAACATATAGGGGGGAATTGTGCTTTAAGTGTGATCGTGCATCAAACTGTTTTCCATGTGGCATTCCAAATTTAGCACAACTTTTGTACTTACAGCTAGGTCCTCTAACAATCTATATCCATTTCTGCTTCTAAGTGCAAGCTATATTAAATGAAAGTTGTTATCATATATATTGTTCCACATAGAAAACTCTACCTTAGGGCTTGGGTGCGAGAAGCCAATACTGGAATTACGTTTATCCTGGTCCCATCTTGGCAATATATAACATGGCATCTGAGAGCCTGAATCCTTAGCAACTTCCGGAGTTCCTTAACTGGGGGAACCTTCAAAAGACAAACAGATGAATTTCCCTAATATATCCCTTGTCTTACACACTTTACATGTGAAAAATGAtcaggcaaaaaaaaaaagtctggaCAAATAAAAAACAATCAGAAACTTGCTTGCAAATGGTAAGGAAAAGAAAATTACCATTCCTGGCTTTTGCACTTTGAAAGCATAACAATAGTTGGTTGATAGCTGTTCAGCTGCCATAACAATATGTTCCCCTTTCTCAGCCTTCTTATCGATAACTGAAGAAACCCAGCGAACCAAAGTCTTCCTAAGCCCTTCTCCACCCCATCGGTACTCAATATGTGAGTGGTAATAAAAGTCaaccacaaagggattatcctCTGCATTTAGATTTGAGTAATAGAGTTCGCTTCCGCTGTTGCATATAAAAGCATCAAAATCACTGGGGCTAAACCCCCCTGTGACCAGAAATGAGTTTATTTCAGACATGGTCAAAGATGTTGATAATATGAACCCTATTGAGCCTTCTGTCCTTTCTCTTTCAACGGCATCAAAAATTTTCTTTGTTGCCTCTATAAGCCCAGAAATCGTATCGAAATCTACTGCAATAACAAAAATTTGTTTCCTCCTCCTCAAAGCTGGAAACTTACCAGAGCTGTTGTTTTGTTCTCCTTTATCTATGTATCCAGTCTTTTGTGTGTTCTTCAAAACACCCTTTGACCATGCCAAAACAGCATTCTCTAACTTGCCCTTTCTATCAGCAGAATCTCCTTCAGATTCTATAGAATTATCATTTCCACTAGCTCCAGTCTTTTCTCCATCCAATGAGAACTTCAAGTTCAAAGATATATCATGCAGATCCCTCAAGGAATCACCTGGTGAGTCCGTGTCTGAAGAATCATTTCCATCATTATCCTTTTGCCACTGTGGATGCCTTGGTTTGCAGCTGGCTATTCGTGATAGGTAAGTCTTGCAATGCTCTGGCCATGAAAATAGGTGAATATTCTTCAATCCATTTTGTCGGCATTTTGCCCAAAGCTGTTTGTCAGCAACAAGCTTTAGAAGAGCATCAGCAATAGACTGTTGATCATGAGGATCAACAAGAAGACCATTGTCAAGTAcctgaaaaataaacaaatacaaTCAAAACTAGAAGTTTCTTTTATGCAATAAATACACACCCACACAAAAGATGATTATTctaagcattgagttttgatgATTAGATGTACCCGGTGTATATCTACAGGACCTCCATTTTTTGTGGCAACAATGGGCAAACCATGAGCTGCTGCCTGCCCAAGAAAAGAGCAACAGTTTATATGGGGTCATGAATATTAAACAGGCCCAGGCTATCTCCACAGTATTATACTAGAGCAATACCTTATTTATTCCGTAAAATTAAGGGgacaagaaagagagagaatattgatttatatattGCATATTTCAACTTTCCTTCACCTCCTTGGCATCCAAAATAGCATTGTCGGCAAACCATCAGATTCAATACTCATCTAATGACTTCCACTAAGCCATTCTGATGTTGAAGAAACTGGAAAAAACCATCCCTAGAAATCATCTTGAATCTCTCGAAGACTGATGGGTGATATTACTTTGTGACAACAAAGCATCAATTGTTTCTTTTGGTTGaaacaagaagagaaaaataaaaatggggGAGAAGGGGTTTGGGGGGGAGGAGGGAGATTCAATTTCCAGACTTCAAAATGCATACCACACAATATATAGAATGGGGGAGAAAAGTAAAGGAGAGTTAAAAGTAAAGAGATGGACCTGATTCATTCTTCTTGATGTGCTGGTTAAATTACTGATTGTCATCCATTTACattaatcaatatttttttGGAGCATTTAAGTAATTAATAAGCTGTGTTCCGGTAAATTAAGCTGTGGAAATAGCAATGAGCCTATTACATAAGATGAACTGCATATATTGTTAATGGGAGCACCTCAATCAAAGTAAGCCCAAACGGCTCAATGAAAGCTGGATTGATGAAAACCCCCTGCACGAGTTCCCAATCAAAATTTCATATATCCAACTAAAAAGTTCTCAGTTGATTAACATTTAAGAAATGGGAAATGAAAGATTAAGTTGACCACATACAGTGTATATGTGGACAATGAGGAGAGGAAAACTACAGAGAATAACATCAGATAATGAAGCAACATATAACAATTGAAGACTTCACAAATAAAACAATTATTTAAATCACATATATCCTGGACAAACCATGTAATGCAGCATTGGATGAAGATTAGTAGAAGAACTTCATTTACTTGTAGAAATTTAGAGTCTTTAATTCAAGAATTCTTTTAGGTGTATCATTTATATATCTTGTTTTGGAagtttaaatagtttaatattCCTAATTAGTGTTGAATTATGGTTTCCAAATACTAAAGTGATTAGGACTGTGAACTCTACAAATGGTTCTAGATTTTCTATTTCATGAGGTttcaataaaatgaattattgacAATCAAATAAAGGTTTTGTATTGAGAATTAGTTTTCTTCCTTTGTCATAGAGAAAGTGTTTCTTAACCTACTTTGTTCTTAAGAATATATTTTTCCTGGTTTTATCCAGAATATGAATTATGTATTAACATAAATACAAAGAGATGCAGCATCTAACTGCTTGGAAACTATACAATATATGTCTGCCAATATTCAACACTATACCATCTTATTAAATGTATTGTGTTGACCTGTTATGTATCACTGACCATAATTATGCTCTACTGTCCAATGACATATCTGTTTCTGAAATTCATTAGTGTATGTGACATTACTTTTGGACTGACATGTAAACATGTCTGCATATCATCACCCAGTTCACTAGCAAATAGAATTTGTACTTAATCAGCCGATTTCTTCAAACCACAATGTCACAACATCGCAAAAATAATGAATGGTATGAGTTATTGCGAAAGCTCTTAGAGATCATTTGAGACATTGAACACTTGAGTACTATTGATTATATTGGTTTTCATTCTATAAATTCAATATTGTTTACCACACAATAGATAGAAAGCAGAAAAAATGCATGCTACATGGTACATGGCGTACCTTTGTCTTTGCTGCTAGGCGATATATGTCAGGGACATCAGCCTGCTTGTGGTGTTTAGGGTATGCAACTTGCCCATACAAATCATGCTTGTCAATAAGCTTAAGCACTGAAAGTAGGACAGAAGCATTTGTGCTTGACATTTCATCAATTCCATCTCGGTTACCCATAATTAGCGTCTGCAAAATGAAGAGAGGAGAAGGAAAAGGAAAGGGGGGGAAAAACACGGAATGAGATGACCTAAAACAGTAAAGAAAATTCAGCTGAGCACTATTTAAGATTATTTCTCCACCAAACACATCTAATTCGGTGACTAGACATACAAGATTAGCGAGCTCTCTCAAATGACGACATTCTCCAAATGCTTTAACCAAAGTTGTAATGTTCTTTTTAGGATCTGGCCGGGCAAGGGCAAGTATCATAGGCTTCCGAGGATTTGTAAAGAAGCGCATTATCTGCAGAATACCAAGAATTGAACTGACATCAACTTGACTGCcacataaaatgtttttactagcTTTGTGAGCACATTGCTGAAAGCAGTCATTTCCATTAAAATAGAATTAGAAAGGAATGAGTTGTCCTAATGTGTAGGATGTGCAAGAATaacaagaaaaagagaaaaaaaaaaaaagaacctcGTTCCATATTGGTGGATCAGGAGAAGTAGGATGGTCTTCATTTCCTTCCAATTCACCATCCATATCCCCTTCTTGGGGAACAATGtgatgaaactccattccaggagGAATTATCTGCAGAACAACAAATTGTTAATACACATTTCTCAAACTAGCCACACATTAACCATAAGTATGGATGCATAACATGAAAAGAACAGCCACTTGTCAAGATCTAGAATCTTAACAAGTACTCTGGGAACAGGGTGATCAATTTTCAACCTGGCAAATCACTTTGGCTCCCAGATTTCACCTTGTGAGACACACAGAAAAACACACGTGCATGCACAAGGGCAGAGATCTAGTCAGCAAATACCTTTCCATACCAACCAACAGTACATAAGCCCCTTTTCTTATTAATCGGCGatgaaaaaatattagaaaCTAAATCTCTTTCCATCCTTTGCTTATACTAGTTGGCCAAAAATGTCAACAACTACCAGTATTTAATTTAGTTACATATATGACTTCCATAAGTTCAAATTAAAGAAAGACACGTCAgctaaacatatattaaaaaaaaaaagcataagtTCAAATAcaagttttaattatttattaaataggcTTGCTGATTCATGGTACTCAAAAGACAAGATTGACAATGTAAAAGAAGAAATCAGTTTCACCATTGATGATACTACATAGACATCCTCCCATAACTCCTATAAGTGAATTCCATGAACCTCCTCTGTGACCATATCAGACCTTCATGCCAACAATTACAGCTGTTTCTCCTGGATGACTCACCAAAGATCCAATATCTAGAATTCTAGATGGAAAGAGACAGCGAtcggttttttttatttttttgcccTCTAAAATAGTGTCTCCATGTTTAACCGAGAGAAACAGTAAACATAATAAGCACACTCAGTCATCTGAGATTCATAAGTGCAGCCACATGTCAGGCATAGTCAAGTTATAAAGCTGTACTAGCTATCAGAGATATTAAGGGTTCTAGAAAAGTATTTATTCATTTaaacaattatttatttattctgaaAAAGGAAAGAGGTCAAATCAGTACTCACAGCCATGCGAGGCATGAATCTTCCATAACAGCTCACATTTCGCTTGATTCTTGCTCGCAGTTTACGCTCCAATATTGGATCAAAACCATCATATAAGCGCCACTGCTCATCAATCTCCTGTCTAGTGCTAGTTATGACTATTTCAGAAGAATCCAGGGAGAATTCCTCAGCCTCTATCCGACGCATTATTTTGTACGTAGAATTTATTTCATCCCTTGATAGTCGGCCTTGTTTTAGTAACTGTTCTAACTTATCTCGGCCAAGTGAGTGGCCAGTAAAAAGCATTGGCACATTTAAAGCACCAGATAGAAGTGCAGCAGAATCGCCTGCGTCCGCATAATGTCCATGGATGGCAACAGGCCAGATTGGCTTCCCACCACCAATTTGCTCCCCCAGAACTTTGGACATCTGTATTATGTGGTTAAGTGCACCATCAACAAATTCGGGGATGTGAGGCCACAAATGTTCTTTAGGAATGTATTTATCCTTTGGTCCAAATGGTATACGAACAATATAAGCACCACTGCTCTCCCCCATCTCATCCTCAAAATCTTCTGAGTTTCTAAGAGTCAGCATCTCTGTGGGCTCACCATAACTCCAATCTACATCTGGTGCTGATACTTGTCTAGTTAGCAAGTCCACTCGATAGACT encodes:
- the LOC110630655 gene encoding probable sucrose-phosphate synthase 1, translating into MAGNDWINSYLEAILDVGPGLDDAKSSLLLRERGRFSPTRYFVEEVITGFDETDLHRSWVKAQATRSPQERNTRLENMCWRIWNLARQKKQLEGELAQRKAKRHLEREKGRREATADMSEDLSEGEKGDAAGDVSVHGDSNRGRLPRINSVDAMEAWANQQKGKKLYIVLISLHGLIRGENMELGRDSDTGGQVKYVVELARALGSMPGVYRVDLLTRQVSAPDVDWSYGEPTEMLTLRNSEDFEDEMGESSGAYIVRIPFGPKDKYIPKEHLWPHIPEFVDGALNHIIQMSKVLGEQIGGGKPIWPVAIHGHYADAGDSAALLSGALNVPMLFTGHSLGRDKLEQLLKQGRLSRDEINSTYKIMRRIEAEEFSLDSSEIVITSTRQEIDEQWRLYDGFDPILERKLRARIKRNVSCYGRFMPRMAIIPPGMEFHHIVPQEGDMDGELEGNEDHPTSPDPPIWNEIMRFFTNPRKPMILALARPDPKKNITTLVKAFGECRHLRELANLTLIMGNRDGIDEMSSTNASVLLSVLKLIDKHDLYGQVAYPKHHKQADVPDIYRLAAKTKGVFINPAFIEPFGLTLIEAAAHGLPIVATKNGGPVDIHRVLDNGLLVDPHDQQSIADALLKLVADKQLWAKCRQNGLKNIHLFSWPEHCKTYLSRIASCKPRHPQWQKDNDGNDSSDTDSPGDSLRDLHDISLNLKFSLDGEKTGASGNDNSIESEGDSADRKGKLENAVLAWSKGVLKNTQKTGYIDKGEQNNSSGKFPALRRRKQIFVIAVDFDTISGLIEATKKIFDAVERERTEGSIGFILSTSLTMSEINSFLVTGGFSPSDFDAFICNSGSELYYSNLNAEDNPFVVDFYYHSHIEYRWGGEGLRKTLVRWVSSVIDKKAEKGEHIVMAAEQLSTNYCYAFKVQKPGMVPPVKELRKLLRIQALRCHVIYCQDGTRINVIPVLASRTQALRYLYVRWGIELANMVVFVGESGDTDYEGLLGGLHKSVILGGVCTSASSQIHANRNYPLADVIASDSPNIVRTTEECTSSDIRASLKQLACVKG